TTCTGCATGCACACCTGGGGGTGGTGCGCATTACATATGAGGAATAGGCGAGTATTCGATTCGTTGAGGCTCGTCGGGTTCTCGACTCGTGCGCGAGTGTACGCCGATCGGGCGAGACCGCAATCCCCCTGGACGACGCGACGAGGCACCGCGTGCTTCCGATGGGGCATCGGGCTGTCACGGAACTGCGGTCCGCCCACCGGCCCTACGTCCCGGCGCGCTTGTAGCGTGGGACCCATGACAGCTCGGGAGTATGACGTCGTCGTGATCGGAGCCGGCCCGGTCGGCGAGAACGTTGCGGACCGCGCAAAGCACGGCGGTCTGTCGGTCGTCATCGTCGAGAGTGAGCTGGTCGGCGGCGAGTGCTCCTACTGGGCGTGCATGCCGTCGAAGACCCTGCTGCGCAGCGGCGCCGCTCTGCGCGCCGCCCGCGATGTCGACGGCGCCCGTCAGTCGGTCATCGGATCCGTCGATGTGGCGGCCGCCCTTCGCCGGCGCGACGCGATCGTGCACGATTGGGACGACACGTCGCAGGTGGACTGGCTCGAGAAGTCCGGGATCGACCTCGTGCGAGGACACGGTCGCCTCACGGGAGAGCGGGAGGTCTGCGTCCACGGCGGCGACGGCACGGAGTCGATCACCCTCACGGCACGGCATGCAGTCGTCGTGTCGACGGGGTCGGCGGCGTTGCTTCCCGACATCGAAGGCCTGAGGGATGCCGCGCCCTGGACGAGCCGCGATGCCACGGCGGTGCGGGCGGTGCCGTCCTCCCTCGTGATCCTCGGCGGCGGCGTGGTGGGCTGCGAGATGGCGACGCTCTTCTCGTCGTTCGGATGCGCAGTCACCGTGATCGCACGCTCGGGCCTACTCGGCTCGATGGAGCCTTTCGCGGGCGAGGCTGTCGCCCGGGCACTGCGTCAGGTCGGAGTCGACGTACGTACAGGCGTCGATGTCGTGGCGGCATCGCGCGAGCCAGGGGGCGACGTCGAACTCACGATGTCCGACGGATCCCGGCGGCGCGCGGCCGAGGTCCTCGTGGCGACCGGGCGCGTTCCGCGGACAGCTGACCTGGGGCTCGAGAGCATCGGGATTGCTCCCGGATCATGGCTGGGTGTCGACGACACACTCCGCGTACGGGGTGTCGACTGGCTGTACGCCGTCGGAGACGTCAACCACCGCGCGCTCCAGACACACCAGGGCAAGTATCAGGCCCGCGCTGCGGGTGACGCGATCGTGGCGCGCGCCCGCGGAGCGGAAGTCGATGATGCACGATGGGGCAGGCACGTCGCCACCGCCGATCACGCCGCCGTGCCGCAGGTGACCTTCACCGATCCCGAAGTCGCCTCGGTCGGCCACACCGAGTCTTCGGCGCGCGCAGCCGGACTCGACATCCGCGTCCTCGACTACGACCTGTCGTGGGTGTCGGGCGCGAGCACTCACGCCGACCACTATCAGGGACGGGCTCGCGCGATCGTCGACACGGGCAGACGAGTTCTCGTCGGCGCGACCTTCGTCGGGCCCGATATCGCAGAGTTGCTGCACTCGGCGACGATCGCGATCGTCGGCGAGGTGCCGATAGATCGGCTGTGGCATGCCGTTCCCGCGTATCCGACCGTCAGCGAGGTGTGGCTGCGCTGGCTCGAAGAGCTCGGGCGCGAGCGCTGAACAGCGGTGGGTCGCCGTCTCCGGCACCCGCGGCCGTCGTGAAGCCTTCCTAGATGGCCGCGACACCGACGGTGAGACCGCCGCACACGTAGAGGGTCTGCCCCGTCACGAACCCCGAACGCCCGTCGAGGAAGTAGCCCGCGGCGTGCGCCACATCTTCGGGCGTCCCCAGCCGCCCCACCGGCACCGACTCGACGATCGCTCGCGTGCGCGGGGAGTCGGACGGGTTCGCCTTCATGAAAAGCTCGGTTGCGATCGGGCCGGGGCCGATCGCGTTGACGGTGATTCCGCGCGCACCCAATTCCAGAGCCCACACTCGCGTGACGCCGATCAGTCCGGCCTTCGCGGCGGCATAGGCGGTGCGCAGTTCCTTCCCGAGAACTGCGCGGGAGGACATGTTCACGATCCGCCCGAACCCCGCCGCGGCCATCCCCGGCACGAGCGCCTGGGTGCATTGGATCGCTGCTCGGAGGTTGAGCGCGAACGAGCTGTCCAGGTCTTCCAAGCTCTGGCTCTCGAGGGATGCCGGGAACACAGCCCCGACGTTGTTCACCAAGCGAGTGACCGGACCGTCCTCCAGCGTCTCCTTCAGCGCGGCCGCTGTGCTGTCGCTATCCGACAGATCCGCGATCACCGACCTGCCTGCGACGGAGGCGACGCGGTCGATGACCGTGACATCCCACCCCTGCGCGAGGCCGTGCCGAGCGATCGCGAGGCCGATGCCCGCGGCTCCACCCGTGACCAGCAGTCGCTCCACCATGTCAACACGCCCTCCTCGCGAACCGCCCTGTCCTGGCGGAAACGCTAGCCCGTTGTCCCAACCGAACCAGTGCACTCGTCGCTCGTCAAATACCAGTGGTCGCGGCTTTGATACGCGGGGGATAATAATGTCGACCGAATCGGGGAGGATCCGACGTGGAATTGCGAGACATCGAGGCATTCGTCGCGGTCGCCGAGGAACTCCATTTCGGTCGTGCTGCGGCCCGCCTGCACATCTCGCAGCCGCCCTTGAGCAATCGCATCCGACAGCTTGAGGCCGACCTGAAGGTCTCGCTCTTCACTCGCAGCACTCGCAGCGTCACCCTCACGGATGCCGGGCAGCGACTTCTCGGCCCCGCCCGGCAGGTCCTGACCCAGCTCTCCCTCACTCGCGCCGTCGCAGAGGCGATCGTCGCCGGCGAGACCGGCCGGGTCCGCGTCGGATTCGCCGGCGCCTCGACACAGCGATCCCTCCCGATCCTGAGCCGTGCGATTCGAGAGCTCCACCCGGGGATCGAGCTGCAACTGCAGTCGCAGGCGTACGTCTTCACAGCGATGGAGATGCTCCGAGACGGGTCACTGGATCTCGCCTTCGCCCGGTTGCCCTCCCCCGACCCCGACCTCGATTTCCGGGTGATCGAGGTGGAGGAGATCGTCTGCGCATTGCCGACGGGCCACCGCCTGGCACGGCGGGAGAGCGTGCGTCTGACGGACCTGCGCAACGAGGGCTTCATCAGCCTTCCCGACGACCAGGGCTCGATCCTCCAGGCCACGATGTCCGCGCTCTGCGTGACAGCCGGCTTCACTCCGCGGGTGACGCAGTACGCGCCTGACTCCGCGACGGCACTCGCACTCGTCGCCGCGGGGGTCGGCGTCACGATCACGCTGAGCACGGTGCAGCCCGTCCAGCCGATGGAGGTCGTGTACCTTCCGCTGGAGGACATCAGTCCCAGCCACATGTTCGCCACTCTCGCGTGGCGACGCGCGGATCCGTCCCCGGCGCTTCGCACCGTGCTCAAGGCTTCGGAGGGCTCACTGCCGACGCCTGACCTTTCCCGCTTCGCTAATAATCCCTTCCTTATCGGTATTGGACAGGAATAGATGAAGGTCCTTATTCTCGGGGGGAAGCAGCGGAGATCTCCGACTCGAGGACGAGGCGCCTGACGACGCATGGACTTTCGGGCTCACGGTCAGCTGCACGCGCGAGCACATCAACGGATGCGATCGGATCGCACCGAAAGGACACACCATGGCCACTCTGCGTCTCCATCACGTGAACGTCACCTCTGACGACATGAGTATCCTCACGAAGTTCTATGGGGAGGCTCTAGGCCTCACGCTTCTCCCGTCGCCGCCGATGATCGCCACCTCCGCGAGCGGTACCGACGACGGAGACGCAGCGTGGGACGACAGCGCCAAATTCTTCGAGGCCGGCGATCCGACGGAGCTCCAGATCCACGCCACCAAGCGCCAGCCGTACCTCGCCGCCCAGGAGGGGCATTCGGTCAACCCTCTCATCCAGGGCCACTTCGCGTTCCGCACCGACAACATCGAAGAGATCAAGCAGCAACTGACCGACAACGGCATCCCCTTCGACGACTGGGGGATCTGGTCGGTCGAGGGCTGGCACCAGATCTTCCTCACCGATCCTGCAGGCAACATGATCGAGATCCATCAGGTCATGCCTTCCGCCGGCGACACCGAGCCCGGGTGACGCCGGTCGCGCACGATCCGCCATGCCCTCCGACCAGTTCCCCTCCTACCGCGAACTCGGCGACCGCTCGGGCGCCCTCCGCGGCACGGCGTGGGGACTGTTCGGCGAGGGTGACCAGGTCGGCACGCTCAATTTCCTGACATCCGAGCGGGTTCGCGCCGCGCTCGGCTCGGTGCGCAAGGGGCTGCTCCTCAACCTGAACCTTCCGCTCGACGCGTTCGACCCGCCGCTCATCGCCCACCGGGGGGCGATCGAGCACCACGTGTTCGGGTTGAACGAGTTCCACCGGGACGAACGGATCGACAACCTGTTCACGCAAGCCTCGACGCAGATCGACGGGCTGCGGCATTTCGCCCACCCCGATCACGGGTTCTACAACGGCGTCCCGGGTGATCGCCTGATCGCCGGAACCGGGGACCTGGGAATCCAGGCGGTGGCGCAACGGGGAATAGTCGGCCGCGGAGTCCTCGCCGATGTCGCGCGCTACCGTGATGCCGCGGGTCGGCCGATCGAGCAGGATTCCCCCGAGCCCATACCCGTCTCCGACCTCACGGCAACCCTGCGCGAGCAGGGCACGACGCTGCTCCACGGAGACATCCTGCTCATCCGCACGGGGTGGCTCGAACACATCCGTCGCGCCGGGGCGACCCGCGCTGATCCCCTGGCGAGTCCGGGGCTCGCGGCACAGGAGGAGACGGCAGCCTGGCTGTGGGACAACCAGATCGCCTTGGTCGCCGCGGACAACATCGCGCTCGAGCCGTGGCCCGCCACGGAGTCGGCTCTGACGACCATCGCGGAGCAGACCGGCCGTCTCGCCCGGTCCTCGCACACCGGCATGCTCCACCGCATCCTGATTCCCCTGCTCGGGCTGTCCATCGGGGAGCTGTGGGATCTGGACGCGCTCGCGACCGAGTGCGCGGGCTCCGGGCACTACGACTTCCTCGTGACCGCGGAGCCGCTCAACCTCACCGGCGGGGTGGGCAGCCCCGCGAACGCCCTCGCTATCGTCTAACGCAGGCGCCGCACTCTCGGACGGCCGGCGTTGATCCTCGAAGCGCGCTCACGACTGCCGCGGCAGGACGGTCAGCACTCGCTGGATGTGGTCTCGGAACTCGGCCATGTAGTCGCGGAGGAACGCTTCGGTGCCCGCGTTGCGCACGGTGCCGTCCGCGCCGAACACCTCGGCTGAGAAGTGGATGTAGGCCTCCGGGGCGGTCATCTGACGTGCATTGCAGAAGCTGAGCACACCGCGAAGGCTCTGCTGTGCGACGGCCGTGCCGATCTGCCCGACGGATGCTCCGATCACTGCCGCGGGGATGTGATCGAACGAGTTCTTCCCCCATGGTCGCGACGCCCAGTCGATCGCGTTCTTCAATCCGCCGGGAATGGAGCGGTTGTACTCCGGAGTGACGAACAGCACAGCATCCGACCCCTCGATCGCACGCTTCAGGGCGACCGCCTCCGGCGGGAAGTCCTCGTCGTAGTCCTGGCTGTAGAGGGGCAGATCGCGGATCGGGATCTCCGTGAACTCCAGTTCCTCGGGCGCGAGCTTCATGAGCGCGATCGACAGCACCCGATTGATCGACGTCGAGGAGAGGCTCCCGACGAAGTATCCGACCTTGTAAGACATGTGATGCTCCCATCGCGACGTGATCTGACCAGAGTCGTGGCCAGTGTGCGCCGCTTCCTCCGAGTGCGCCACCCTCTTGCGTATCGCGTGCCGGTCACTCGTGTCGAGGTCGGGCGAACACGCTCCTCATCCCGCCCGGTCGTCGATGACGACGACCCCTTTGCCGCCGACCCGGCCCGCTTCCATGTCCTCGTGCGCGGTGACGATGTCGTCGAGGCGGTAGGTCTTGCCCACCGGGATCACCGCCCTCCCGGCCGCCACGGCGTCGAGGAAGTCCTGGAGCGTCTCCGGGGCGAGGTCGGCCGCCTCGCCGGAGTACGCCGTCAGGCGCACGCCGTTGGGGATCCAGTCCATCGGGTAGAAGTTCGGGATCGCCCAGTGGTTGGAGAGCATTCCCGTGAAGCACACGACGCCGCCGGGGCGTACCGCGCGCAGGGTGTCCTTCATCACGTCGACACCCACGAGCTCCACTGCTCCGTCGACCCCGTCGGGACACAGCCGGCGCACCTGAGCGGCGATGCTCCCGTCGTCGATGAGCACATGATCCGCACCGATCGACCGGAGCCGCGCGACCGCCTCCGGCCGGCGGGTCGTGGAGTAGACCGTCATGCCCCGCATCTTGGCCAGGACCGTGAGGGCCAGTCCGATCGACGACGTTCCGCCTCGGATGAGTAGCGACTGCCCTGTCTCCGCCCGGAGGCCCACTCTCAGAGATCCATCGGCAGTCTGGAGCATCTCCGGAACGGCGCCGAGCTGCGCCCACGGCAGAGCACTGGTGAAGGCGATCACCTGGGCGGCCGGGACCGTCACGTACTCGGCGTAGCCGCCGTCGAAGGAGCGCCCCATCCCCCCCATCATCGTGACCACCTGCTCCCCCGGCGCGAACTGGCCACCGGGGGCGGACTCGACGATCCCGGTCGCTTCGATTCCGGGAATCCGCGGGAACGAGCCGCTCGACGCGACGCCGCTGCGGAAGTGTATCTCCGAGCGGTTCAGACCGAACGCCTTCACACGAATCAGCACCTGACCGCTCGACGGCTCCACGATGGGTGCGTTCCTGAGCTCGAGGACACTCGCGGGACCGGGCTCCGGCGCGACGACGGCGCGCATCGTGCGACTCATCGACCCGTCGCGATCGTCGTGCTGGCATCGACCAGACGCTTCTCCAGCTGCGCAAGGGTCGCCTCGGCCGCTGCGAGGTCCTCCGGACCCGGCAGGAGTTCGCCAAGGACGGGATCGACCACCTGGACCGCTTCGTTCAGCGCTCGGCGACCGGCTTCCGTGAGCGTGATCAGAGACGACCGCCGGTCTGCGGGATGAGGGCGCCGCAGGGCGAGACCCGACCGCTCCAGGCGGTCTGTGAGCTTGCTCGCAGCACCCATCGTGATTCCGAGTTCGTCACTGAGTTCGTGGACTCGCCCGCGACCCCCGTGACGATCCAGGATGCGCAGGGCCATCACGTTCGCCATCGACTCGCCACCCGCTGCGATCAGGGCGCGCTCGAGCCGATTCCACAGGTGAGTTTCGTAGCTGACGAGGCGAGAGAAATAGTCCATGGACATGGCGAACCTCCCGATGCCCGAAGTGTATTCCTCGGAACCAACTTCCGGGAAGAGCTCGGTCGCTCCTATGATTTCAATGTCGGGGAAATAGGTTCCAGGGAATGAATCTGACTCCCGCCCCGTTTGGAGTGAGCATGCAGCCTGCTGTATCCCCCGCGATCCGCTACGACCATCTGAGCGTGAGCTATGGCACGCAGCCGATCCTGCAAGACATCGATCTCACCATCGAGGGTGGCAGCTTCGTCGTGCTCCTCGGACCCTCCGGCTCCGGCAAGACGACGCTGCTGCGCACGGTCAACCGCATGGTCGAGCCGTCCGAGGGTCGCGTTCTGCTGGGCGGCACGGACGTCCGAGAGCGCAACCCCGTCGAACTCCGACGGGAGATCGGATACGTGATGCAGGCCAGTGGCCTGTTCCCGCATCGCACCGTCGCGGAGAACATCACGACCGTCCCCCGGCTGAATGGCATGAGCAGGAAGGATGCCGCCCAGCTGGCGACGACGATGCTCAGCCGGGTCGGACTCGACAGCGAGCTGGCGTCGCGGTACCCCGCACAGCTGTCGGGAGGTCAGCAGCAGCGCGTCGGTGTCGCCCGCGCACTGGCAGCCGACACGCGGGTCCTGCTGATGGACGAACCGTTCGCAGCCGTGGATCCGATCACCCGTCGTGCTCTTCAGCGCGAGACGCTGGCGCTCCATCAGCAGACCAAGGCCACCATCCTGTTCGTCACGCACGACGTGGACGAGGCTCTGGCCCTCGGGGATCGGATCATCGTGCTGGCGCAGGGCGGTCGGATCGCGCAGGACGGCACTCCCGGCGAGCTGCTCACGGCGCCGGCCGACCCCTTCGTCGCGGATCTGCTCGGCATCGCCACCGGCGACCGCAGCCTGCACGTGCGAGGGGACGCCGGCTCCGAGCTGGTCGTCGATGGCAGCGGCCGACCGATCGGGATCCTCGAGCGATGAACTGGATCTCGCAGAATCTCGCGCAGATCGGCACGCTCCTCGCAGCGCACCTCGCCATCAGCATTCCCGCGATCCTGCTGACGGTCCTCATCGCCGTTCCTCTCGGCAGGTTCGCGCAAGCCTCGGGACGCGGTCGCGGTGCGCTGCTGGCTGTCACCGGGATCCTCTACGCGATTCCCTCGCTTCCTCTCCTCATCGTCATCCCGATCATCACCGGGCTGCCACTGCGCTCGGCGGCGACGATGATCCTGGCGCTCACCGTCTACGGGGTGGCCCTCCTCGCACGAACGACGGCGGACGCATTCGCGGCCGTTCCCGCCGAATCACTCGAAGCGGCCACGGCCACAGGTCACAACCCGACGGCCCGCTTCCTTCGCGTCGAGCTGCCCCTGGCCGCACCCGTCCTCGTGGCCGGCACCCGAGTCGTGGCGATGAGCACGATCGGTCTCGCGACGATCGGCGCCCTGATCGGCATCCCGTCACTCGGCACCCTGTTCACCGACGGATTCCAGCGAGGGATCGCCGCGGAGGTCGCCACGGGAATCGTCCTGACTCTGGTCGTCGCGCTCGTCGTCGACGCGATCCTGCTCGGTATCGGCCGTGCGACGCAGCCGTGGACCCGCACACTTCGGCGCGAGGGAGCATTCGCATGAATCTCTTCGCCGAGACGATCGCCTGGTTCGCCGATCCCGCGCACTGGGTGGGGCCGTCCGGGATTCCCGCCCGAACCGCTCAGCACATCGCGGTCACCCTGATCGTGACGGTGATCGCGATCATCGTCGCCGTGCCCGCCGGCGCATGGATGGGCCACAGCCATCGCGGACAGGGCACCGTCGCGGCGATCGCCAATGCCGCGCGAGCGCTTCCCACTCTCGGCCTCGTCACCGTGTTCGCGCTGTGGCTCGGGATCGGCCTGCGGGCTCCCCTCATCGCGCTCGTCATCCTCGCCGTGCCCTCGATGCTGGCTGCCTCATACTCCGGCGTGGCCAATGTGCCGCGGTCGACCTCCGATGCCGCTCGCGCGGTCGGCCACACGTCTGTGCAGACGCTGACGAAGGTCGAGCTGCCACTCGCACTCCCGGTCATCGGAGGCGGCATCCAGTCCGCACTTCTTCAAGTCGTGGCCACCGCGACCGTTGCGGCGTACGTCGCCGACATCGGCCTTGGTCGGTACATCTTCGCCGGACTGAAGTCCAGGGACTATCCCGAGATGCTGGCCGGCTCCATCCTGGTCATCCTCCTCGCACTCTCGTTCACCGCGGCCGCGACCGGCCTCGGGAAGCTCCACCGCCATATCATCCGCACACAAGGAGACACCGCATGATCCGCCGTCGTCCGACAGCTCTCGCCATCCTCGTCCTCGGCACCGCTGCCATGCTCGCGTCGTGCGCGTCGGCGGACCCGCTCGGCGCGGGATCCGAAGAGGACGCGGCGATCGTCATCGGCTCGCAGGACTACTACTCCAACGAGATCATCGCGGAGATCTACGCCCAGGCGCTCGAGGAGGCCGGCTACGACGTGCGGCGGGAATTCCGGATCGGACAGCGTGAGGTCTACCTCCCCGAGATCGAGTCAGGTGCCATCGACCTCTTCCCCGAGTACACCGGACCCCTTCTGCAGGTCTGGGAGCCCGACACCCCCGCCCGAAAGGCGGACGACGTCTACGCGGCCCTCGTGGAGACCGTGCCCGACGGTCTGCAGGTCCTGGATCAGTCTGCCGCCACCGACGAGGACAGCTACGTCGTCACGAAGGCGTTCGCCGAGCAGTACGGGGTCAAGAGCATCGCGGATCTCGCGGACGTGCCCGTTCCGCTCACCCTGGGTGGGAACTCCGAAGGCGAGGACCGACCGAACGGGCCCAGCGGCCTGAAGAAGAGCTACGGAGTCGACGTCGGCTTCGCTCCCATCGAAGACGGCGGCGGCCCGCTCACCGTGAAGGCGCTGCTCGATGACCAGGTACAGCTCGCGATCATCTACACCGCCAGCCCGTCGATGTCGTCCTCCGAGCTTGTCGCCCTCGACGACCCCGCCGGCCTCTTCCTCGCCTCGCACGTCGTTCCGATCGCATCAGCCGACCTTCCCAGCGGTGCCGCGGACGTGATCAATCGGATCAGCGCCGCTCTCACTCCTGCGGGCCTTGTGGCGCTCAACACCCAGAGCATCGAGCAGGAGGCTCCGGCCGCGACGATCGCGGCCGCCTGGCTGGCCGAGAACGACTGACCGCCCGGACCTCTCAGTCCGATCATGAGGATCGACGCGGACCCGCCCTGCCGGTGACCTGCTCGGTCCCCGTGCGGATCAGCCGCCCGGCACCGGAGGCA
This window of the Microbacterium sp. SSM24 genome carries:
- a CDS encoding zinc-binding dehydrogenase yields the protein MRAVVAPEPGPASVLELRNAPIVEPSSGQVLIRVKAFGLNRSEIHFRSGVASSGSFPRIPGIEATGIVESAPGGQFAPGEQVVTMMGGMGRSFDGGYAEYVTVPAAQVIAFTSALPWAQLGAVPEMLQTADGSLRVGLRAETGQSLLIRGGTSSIGLALTVLAKMRGMTVYSTTRRPEAVARLRSIGADHVLIDDGSIAAQVRRLCPDGVDGAVELVGVDVMKDTLRAVRPGGVVCFTGMLSNHWAIPNFYPMDWIPNGVRLTAYSGEAADLAPETLQDFLDAVAAGRAVIPVGKTYRLDDIVTAHEDMEAGRVGGKGVVVIDDRAG
- a CDS encoding SDR family oxidoreductase produces the protein MVERLLVTGGAAGIGLAIARHGLAQGWDVTVIDRVASVAGRSVIADLSDSDSTAAALKETLEDGPVTRLVNNVGAVFPASLESQSLEDLDSSFALNLRAAIQCTQALVPGMAAAGFGRIVNMSSRAVLGKELRTAYAAAKAGLIGVTRVWALELGARGITVNAIGPGPIATELFMKANPSDSPRTRAIVESVPVGRLGTPEDVAHAAGYFLDGRSGFVTGQTLYVCGGLTVGVAAI
- a CDS encoding VOC family protein, which encodes MATLRLHHVNVTSDDMSILTKFYGEALGLTLLPSPPMIATSASGTDDGDAAWDDSAKFFEAGDPTELQIHATKRQPYLAAQEGHSVNPLIQGHFAFRTDNIEEIKQQLTDNGIPFDDWGIWSVEGWHQIFLTDPAGNMIEIHQVMPSAGDTEPG
- a CDS encoding MarR family winged helix-turn-helix transcriptional regulator, translated to MDYFSRLVSYETHLWNRLERALIAAGGESMANVMALRILDRHGGRGRVHELSDELGITMGAASKLTDRLERSGLALRRPHPADRRSSLITLTEAGRRALNEAVQVVDPVLGELLPGPEDLAAAEATLAQLEKRLVDASTTIATGR
- a CDS encoding cyclase family protein, with translation MPSDQFPSYRELGDRSGALRGTAWGLFGEGDQVGTLNFLTSERVRAALGSVRKGLLLNLNLPLDAFDPPLIAHRGAIEHHVFGLNEFHRDERIDNLFTQASTQIDGLRHFAHPDHGFYNGVPGDRLIAGTGDLGIQAVAQRGIVGRGVLADVARYRDAAGRPIEQDSPEPIPVSDLTATLREQGTTLLHGDILLIRTGWLEHIRRAGATRADPLASPGLAAQEETAAWLWDNQIALVAADNIALEPWPATESALTTIAEQTGRLARSSHTGMLHRILIPLLGLSIGELWDLDALATECAGSGHYDFLVTAEPLNLTGGVGSPANALAIV
- a CDS encoding ABC transporter permease is translated as MNLFAETIAWFADPAHWVGPSGIPARTAQHIAVTLIVTVIAIIVAVPAGAWMGHSHRGQGTVAAIANAARALPTLGLVTVFALWLGIGLRAPLIALVILAVPSMLAASYSGVANVPRSTSDAARAVGHTSVQTLTKVELPLALPVIGGGIQSALLQVVATATVAAYVADIGLGRYIFAGLKSRDYPEMLAGSILVILLALSFTAAATGLGKLHRHIIRTQGDTA
- a CDS encoding ABC transporter substrate-binding protein, translated to MIRRRPTALAILVLGTAAMLASCASADPLGAGSEEDAAIVIGSQDYYSNEIIAEIYAQALEEAGYDVRREFRIGQREVYLPEIESGAIDLFPEYTGPLLQVWEPDTPARKADDVYAALVETVPDGLQVLDQSAATDEDSYVVTKAFAEQYGVKSIADLADVPVPLTLGGNSEGEDRPNGPSGLKKSYGVDVGFAPIEDGGGPLTVKALLDDQVQLAIIYTASPSMSSSELVALDDPAGLFLASHVVPIASADLPSGAADVINRISAALTPAGLVALNTQSIEQEAPAATIAAAWLAEND
- a CDS encoding ABC transporter permease, which translates into the protein MNWISQNLAQIGTLLAAHLAISIPAILLTVLIAVPLGRFAQASGRGRGALLAVTGILYAIPSLPLLIVIPIITGLPLRSAATMILALTVYGVALLARTTADAFAAVPAESLEAATATGHNPTARFLRVELPLAAPVLVAGTRVVAMSTIGLATIGALIGIPSLGTLFTDGFQRGIAAEVATGIVLTLVVALVVDAILLGIGRATQPWTRTLRREGAFA
- a CDS encoding NADPH-dependent FMN reductase, which translates into the protein MSYKVGYFVGSLSSTSINRVLSIALMKLAPEELEFTEIPIRDLPLYSQDYDEDFPPEAVALKRAIEGSDAVLFVTPEYNRSIPGGLKNAIDWASRPWGKNSFDHIPAAVIGASVGQIGTAVAQQSLRGVLSFCNARQMTAPEAYIHFSAEVFGADGTVRNAGTEAFLRDYMAEFRDHIQRVLTVLPRQS
- a CDS encoding ABC transporter ATP-binding protein; protein product: MQPAVSPAIRYDHLSVSYGTQPILQDIDLTIEGGSFVVLLGPSGSGKTTLLRTVNRMVEPSEGRVLLGGTDVRERNPVELRREIGYVMQASGLFPHRTVAENITTVPRLNGMSRKDAAQLATTMLSRVGLDSELASRYPAQLSGGQQQRVGVARALAADTRVLLMDEPFAAVDPITRRALQRETLALHQQTKATILFVTHDVDEALALGDRIIVLAQGGRIAQDGTPGELLTAPADPFVADLLGIATGDRSLHVRGDAGSELVVDGSGRPIGILER
- a CDS encoding dihydrolipoyl dehydrogenase family protein yields the protein MTAREYDVVVIGAGPVGENVADRAKHGGLSVVIVESELVGGECSYWACMPSKTLLRSGAALRAARDVDGARQSVIGSVDVAAALRRRDAIVHDWDDTSQVDWLEKSGIDLVRGHGRLTGEREVCVHGGDGTESITLTARHAVVVSTGSAALLPDIEGLRDAAPWTSRDATAVRAVPSSLVILGGGVVGCEMATLFSSFGCAVTVIARSGLLGSMEPFAGEAVARALRQVGVDVRTGVDVVAASREPGGDVELTMSDGSRRRAAEVLVATGRVPRTADLGLESIGIAPGSWLGVDDTLRVRGVDWLYAVGDVNHRALQTHQGKYQARAAGDAIVARARGAEVDDARWGRHVATADHAAVPQVTFTDPEVASVGHTESSARAAGLDIRVLDYDLSWVSGASTHADHYQGRARAIVDTGRRVLVGATFVGPDIAELLHSATIAIVGEVPIDRLWHAVPAYPTVSEVWLRWLEELGRER
- a CDS encoding LysR substrate-binding domain-containing protein, producing the protein MELRDIEAFVAVAEELHFGRAAARLHISQPPLSNRIRQLEADLKVSLFTRSTRSVTLTDAGQRLLGPARQVLTQLSLTRAVAEAIVAGETGRVRVGFAGASTQRSLPILSRAIRELHPGIELQLQSQAYVFTAMEMLRDGSLDLAFARLPSPDPDLDFRVIEVEEIVCALPTGHRLARRESVRLTDLRNEGFISLPDDQGSILQATMSALCVTAGFTPRVTQYAPDSATALALVAAGVGVTITLSTVQPVQPMEVVYLPLEDISPSHMFATLAWRRADPSPALRTVLKASEGSLPTPDLSRFANNPFLIGIGQE